One genomic region from Rosa rugosa chromosome 1, drRosRugo1.1, whole genome shotgun sequence encodes:
- the LOC133724972 gene encoding probable folate-biopterin transporter 3 isoform X2 produces the protein MEMEADSQEREALHHEAQNKKEKFFSVQGLWDLLWSPINWFKMLSSELHWSFVISVVIVYGISQGLSMGLSRISIQYYLKDEQKVQPSEAQVYLGIIQIPWMVKPLWGLFTDTLPILGYRRKPYFVFAGVIGVVSMLVLSLDKKLDLTMSLLSLMVGSAGVAIADVTIDACVTENSISHPSLAGDMQSLCGLTSSVGALVGFSLSGFFVHLLGPKGVFGLLSIPPGLVIFVGMMLRESHLHSFSHRRVREKFLDSGKAMWTTLKCSSVWRPCLYMYLSLALSLSVREGMFYWYTDAKGGPSFSKEVVGSIFSIGALGSLFGVLLYQNFLKSYPFRDVLFWTQLLYVSQMIGRLKWMPLLVLSSKLCPAGIEGTFFALLMSIDHVGILSSTWAGGLLLHILNITRTQFENLWMAILIRSILRILPIALLFLIPRTDPNSSILPSEMLRIKKGDDLESENLEMASLVNGI, from the exons ATGGAAATGGAGGCAGACTCTCAGGAAAGAGAAGCTCTCCACCATGAAGCCCAGAACAAAAAGGAGAAATTTTTTTCTGTACAGGGTCTCTGGGATTTGCTATGGTCTCCCATAAATTGGTTCAAAATGCTCAGTAGTGAGTTGCATTGGAGCTTTGTGATCAGCGTGGTCATAGTTTATGGTATCAGTCAGGGTCTGAGTATGGGATTGAGTAGAATTAGCATACAGTATTACTTGAAAGATGAGCAGAAAGTGCAGCCCTCTGAGGCCCAAGTGTACCTGGGAATCATTCAAATTCCATGGATGGTTAAACCACTTTGGGGTCTTTTCACTGATACTCTTCCTATTCTTGGGTACCGCAGAAAGCCTTACTTTGTTTTTGCTG GTGTAATTGGGGTTGTCTCCATGCTTGTGCTATCACTGGACAAGAAATTAGATCTTACAATGTCCCTGTTGTCCCTGATGGTGGGGAGCGCTGGAGTAGCAATAGCAGATGTGACAATTGATGCTTGTGTTACAGAAAACAGTATTAGTCACCCATCCCTTGCTGGTGACATGCAAAGCTTGTGTGGACTGACCTCTTCAGTTGGGGCACTGGTGGGATTCTCACTTAGTGGATTTTTCGTTCACCTATTAGGGCCTAAG GGTGTGTTTGGGTTGCTCAGCATTCCTCCGGGGCTGGTCATTTTTGTTGGGATGATGCTTAGGGAATCCCATTTGCACAGCTTTTCTCATAGACGG GTCCGTGAAAAGTTTCTGGATTCTGGAAAGGCTATGTGGACAACCCTAAAATGCAGCAGTGTATGGAGGCCTTGTTTGTACATGTATTTGTCACTTGCTTTGAGCTTGAGTGTCCGTGAAGGAATGTTTTACTGGTACACAGATGCAAAGGGGGGGCCATCTTTCTCAAAG GAGGTTGTTGGGTCCATATTCTCTATTGGTGCTCTTGGCTCCCTTTTTGGGGTCCTCCTCTACCAAAACTTCTTGAAAAGTTACCCTTTCCGTGATGTGCTTTTCTGGACTCAGTTACTCTATG TTTCTCAGATGATTGGGCGCCTTAAGTGGATGCCTCTTCTTGTACTTAGTTCAAAACTCTGCCCTGCGGGTATAGAAGGCACTTTCTTTGCTTTGCTCATGTCCATTGATCATGTTGGGATTCTCTCATCTACTTGGGCTGGAGGCCTCTTACTCCACATCTTGAATATCACACGGACACAGTTTGAAAATCTTTGGATGGCCATTTTGATTCGGAGCATATTGAGAATTTTGCCAATTGCACTGCTTTTCTTAATACCTCGAACTGATCCGAACTCCTCCATTCTTCCATCTGAGATGTTGAGGATAAAAAAAGGTGATGATCTTGAGTCTGAAAATCTTGAAATGGCCTCCCTTGTCAATGGTATCTGA
- the LOC133724972 gene encoding probable folate-biopterin transporter 3 isoform X1: protein MEMEADSQEREALHHEAQNKKEKFFSVQGLWDLLWSPINWFKMLSSELHWSFVISVVIVYGISQGLSMGLSRISIQYYLKDEQKVQPSEAQVYLGIIQIPWMVKPLWGLFTDTLPILGYRRKPYFVFAGVIGVVSMLVLSLDKKLDLTMSLLSLMVGSAGVAIADVTIDACVTENSISHPSLAGDMQSLCGLTSSVGALVGFSLSGFFVHLLGPKGVFGLLSIPPGLVIFVGMMLRESHLHSFSHRRVREKFLDSGKAMWTTLKCSSVWRPCLYMYLSLALSLSVREGMFYWYTDAKGGPSFSKEVVGSIFSIGALGSLFGVLLYQNFLKSYPFRDVLFWTQLLYGISGLLDLVFVLRINLKLGLPDYLFVVIDEAVSQMIGRLKWMPLLVLSSKLCPAGIEGTFFALLMSIDHVGILSSTWAGGLLLHILNITRTQFENLWMAILIRSILRILPIALLFLIPRTDPNSSILPSEMLRIKKGDDLESENLEMASLVNGI from the exons ATGGAAATGGAGGCAGACTCTCAGGAAAGAGAAGCTCTCCACCATGAAGCCCAGAACAAAAAGGAGAAATTTTTTTCTGTACAGGGTCTCTGGGATTTGCTATGGTCTCCCATAAATTGGTTCAAAATGCTCAGTAGTGAGTTGCATTGGAGCTTTGTGATCAGCGTGGTCATAGTTTATGGTATCAGTCAGGGTCTGAGTATGGGATTGAGTAGAATTAGCATACAGTATTACTTGAAAGATGAGCAGAAAGTGCAGCCCTCTGAGGCCCAAGTGTACCTGGGAATCATTCAAATTCCATGGATGGTTAAACCACTTTGGGGTCTTTTCACTGATACTCTTCCTATTCTTGGGTACCGCAGAAAGCCTTACTTTGTTTTTGCTG GTGTAATTGGGGTTGTCTCCATGCTTGTGCTATCACTGGACAAGAAATTAGATCTTACAATGTCCCTGTTGTCCCTGATGGTGGGGAGCGCTGGAGTAGCAATAGCAGATGTGACAATTGATGCTTGTGTTACAGAAAACAGTATTAGTCACCCATCCCTTGCTGGTGACATGCAAAGCTTGTGTGGACTGACCTCTTCAGTTGGGGCACTGGTGGGATTCTCACTTAGTGGATTTTTCGTTCACCTATTAGGGCCTAAG GGTGTGTTTGGGTTGCTCAGCATTCCTCCGGGGCTGGTCATTTTTGTTGGGATGATGCTTAGGGAATCCCATTTGCACAGCTTTTCTCATAGACGG GTCCGTGAAAAGTTTCTGGATTCTGGAAAGGCTATGTGGACAACCCTAAAATGCAGCAGTGTATGGAGGCCTTGTTTGTACATGTATTTGTCACTTGCTTTGAGCTTGAGTGTCCGTGAAGGAATGTTTTACTGGTACACAGATGCAAAGGGGGGGCCATCTTTCTCAAAG GAGGTTGTTGGGTCCATATTCTCTATTGGTGCTCTTGGCTCCCTTTTTGGGGTCCTCCTCTACCAAAACTTCTTGAAAAGTTACCCTTTCCGTGATGTGCTTTTCTGGACTCAGTTACTCTATGGTATATCAGGATTGCTAGACTTGGTATTCGTGTTGCGCATAAATTTGAAACTCGGTTTACCAGACTATCTTTTTGTGGTGATTGATGAAGCAGTTTCTCAGATGATTGGGCGCCTTAAGTGGATGCCTCTTCTTGTACTTAGTTCAAAACTCTGCCCTGCGGGTATAGAAGGCACTTTCTTTGCTTTGCTCATGTCCATTGATCATGTTGGGATTCTCTCATCTACTTGGGCTGGAGGCCTCTTACTCCACATCTTGAATATCACACGGACACAGTTTGAAAATCTTTGGATGGCCATTTTGATTCGGAGCATATTGAGAATTTTGCCAATTGCACTGCTTTTCTTAATACCTCGAACTGATCCGAACTCCTCCATTCTTCCATCTGAGATGTTGAGGATAAAAAAAGGTGATGATCTTGAGTCTGAAAATCTTGAAATGGCCTCCCTTGTCAATGGTATCTGA
- the LOC133724973 gene encoding aspartyl protease family protein At5g10770: MADAKPILQFLLFMFLVCLGTYGNGVQGFREKNKVLDLQEFRLKQHGGTGTRTSACLSQKSRKEKGATILEIKHRDYCSAGKIVDWNKKQQKRLMLDDLHVRFLQSQFRYRISGITTKDDVSEAQIPLTSGVRLETLNYIVTVELGGRNMTVIVDTGSDLTWVQCQPCKLCYNQQEPLFNPSESKSYQSVLCNSTNCQALQFATGNSGVCGRNPQTCNYVVNYGDGSYTRGELARDHLYLGTTPVDNFVFGCGRNNKGLFGGASGLMGLGRSDSLSVVSQTSGLFGGVFSYCLPSTEVADSGSLVMGGDSSIYKNSTPISYTRMVANPQLSTFYFLNLTGISIGGVALQVPSFASGGILIDSGTVISRLPPSVYKAIKAEFLKQFSGYPPAPGFSILDTCFNLSAYQEVNIPTMKMHFEGDAELTVDVTGIFYMVKTDASQICLALASLSYEDEVAIIGNYQQRNQRVVYNTKDSKLGFAEESCSFI; encoded by the exons ATGGCCGATGCAAAACCTATTTTGCAGTTTCTTCTGTTTATGTTTCTTGTTTGCCTCGGTACTTATGGAAATGGGGTTCAGGGTTTTAGAGAGAAGAACAAGGTGCTCGACCTGCAAGAGTTTCGTTTGAAGCAGCATGGTGGAACTGGAACCAGAACTAGTGCTTGCCTCTCCCAGAAATCAA GAAAGGAAAAAGGTGCAACTATATTGGAAATAAAACACAGAGATTATTGCTCAGCTGGAAAGATTGTTGACTGGAACAAAAAGCAACAGAAACGTTTAATGTTGGATGATCTTCATGTTCGGTTTCTGCAATCCCAATTCCGATATAGGATTTCTGGCATTACTACAAAAGATGATGTATCAGAAGCTCAAATTCCATTAACTTCTGGCGTAAGGCTAGAAACACTAAACTACATCGTAACTGTGGAATTGGGTGGTAGAAATATGACGGTGATTGTAGACACAGGCAGTGACTTGACTTGGGTTCAATGCCAACCTTGTAAATTGTGCTACAATCAACAAGAACCTCTCTTCAACCCTTCTGAATCTAAATCATACCAATCAGTTTTATGCAACTCAACAAATTGTCAAGCCCTCCAGTTTGCTACTGGGAATTCAGGAGTGTGTGGGAGGAATCCTCAGACCTGTAACTATGTTGTGAACTATGGTGATGGCTCCTACACTCGGGGTGAGCTTGCTCGAGACCATCTCTACCTTGGAACTACACCAGTGGACAATTTTGTGTTTGGTTGTGGCAGAAACAATAAGGGTCTGTTTGGGGGAGCTTCAGGTTTGATGGGTTTGGGAAGGAGTGATAGTCTCTCAGTGGTTTCTCAAACATCTGGCTTATTTGGTGGGGTTTTCTCTTACTGTTTACCTTCAACAGAAGTCGCAGATTCTGGTTCATTAGTTATGGGTGGGGATTCTTCAATTTACAAGAATTCAACTCCTATTTCTTACACTAGAATGGTTGCAAATCCACAGCTATCCACCTTCTATTTTCTCAATCTCACCGGTATAAGTATTGGGGGAGTGGCTTTACAAGTTCCTAGTTTTGCAAGCGGTGGGATTCTGATCGATTCTGGGACAGTTATTTCAAGGCTGCCCCCTTCAGTTTACAAGGCTATCAAGGcagagtttctgaaacagttttccGGGTACCCCCCAGCACCgggtttttcaattttggacACTTGCTTCAACCTTAGTGCATATCAAGAGGTGAACATTCCTACAATGAAGATGCACTTTGAGGGAGATGCAGAGCTGACTGTCGATGTAACCGGAATTTTCTACATGGTGAAGACTGATGCATCCCAGATCTGTTTGGCTCTTGCAAGTCTTTCATACGAAGATGAGGTGGCTATTATTGGGAACTATCAGCAAAGAAACCAAAGGGTTGTATACAATACTAAAGACTCTAAGCTGGGATTTGCAGAAGAATCATGCAGCTTCATATAG